The Acidobacteriota bacterium genome includes a region encoding these proteins:
- a CDS encoding methyltransferase type 12, with translation MTGTTLHQSPTPERFFNAINAYQQTEAMKAAVELEIFTAIAKGDTTAASIAKRCRASERGVRILCDFLTIHGFLTKERNQYALAPDSALFLDRHSPAYIGGTIDFLLTPRLREGNARLTEAVRRGGTAIGEGILETENPDWVKFAQAMVPLMYMPAEIMATELRKGGEAHKVLDIAAGHGMFGISVAKQNPAAHIYAADWKNVLEVARNNAERMGVADRYHLLPGSAFETELGNGYDLVLITNFLHHFDAPTCTAFMRKVHATLKRGGRGAIAEFVPNPDRITPPTAAAFSIMMLTTTPAGDAYTFAELESISKNAGFTRVELAPPEIGLDRLVIAYR, from the coding sequence ATGACCGGCACAACCCTGCATCAATCGCCCACTCCGGAGCGCTTCTTCAACGCGATAAACGCTTATCAGCAGACGGAGGCGATGAAGGCCGCCGTCGAACTGGAAATCTTTACCGCCATCGCCAAAGGTGACACCACCGCAGCGAGCATTGCCAAGCGCTGCCGGGCCAGTGAACGCGGCGTGCGAATCCTGTGCGATTTCCTGACCATTCACGGCTTCCTGACCAAAGAGAGAAACCAGTACGCTCTTGCGCCCGATTCAGCGTTGTTCCTCGACCGGCATTCGCCTGCATATATCGGTGGGACGATTGACTTCCTCCTCACCCCACGCTTGCGCGAGGGCAACGCCCGCCTGACGGAAGCCGTGCGCCGGGGAGGCACTGCAATTGGTGAAGGGATCCTGGAAACGGAGAATCCGGATTGGGTGAAATTTGCGCAAGCGATGGTGCCGCTCATGTACATGCCCGCAGAGATTATGGCCACCGAGCTTCGCAAAGGCGGCGAGGCACACAAGGTTCTTGATATCGCCGCGGGTCACGGCATGTTCGGCATCTCCGTGGCCAAGCAGAATCCCGCGGCTCACATCTATGCGGCCGATTGGAAGAATGTGCTGGAAGTCGCGCGCAACAATGCCGAGCGCATGGGAGTTGCCGACCGCTACCATCTCCTTCCGGGCAGCGCCTTCGAAACTGAGCTTGGCAACGGCTACGATTTGGTCTTGATCACCAATTTCCTGCACCATTTTGATGCGCCCACCTGCACCGCCTTCATGCGCAAAGTGCACGCCACACTGAAGCGAGGTGGCCGTGGCGCAATCGCCGAATTCGTTCCCAATCCGGATCGCATTACACCGCCCACGGCTGCTGCCTTTAGCATCATGATGCTAACCACCACGCCCGCCGGCGATGCTTACACCTTCGCAGAGCTCGAGAGTATTTCGAAGAACGCCGGCTTCACTCGAGTCGAACTAGCGCCTCCCGAGATTGGCCTCGATCGTTTGGTGATCGCCTATCGATGA